The Mercenaria mercenaria strain notata chromosome 6, MADL_Memer_1, whole genome shotgun sequence genome contains the following window.
GAAAAGTTATCTCTGATTGAACATTTATGGAAACGACTGAAAGTAAGAACTGCTATCCTTTGAAACTCGTTCATTTAGTTAGTATCTAGGCAGTGGCACGAAAAATAATGCGAAGTATTCAACTATAATCATTATTTGGCTGTAAGGAATGAAAACGCTGAAACTACTGGGTTTGGCAGATATCATCTGATGTTCAGTTTTATGTAACAACTCACACAAACTTAATATAAATATTGATGCATAATTGCTCATCTAAAGAAAGGCTTAATGCAAAGTGGGAAAACGAAGTCTCTTCGGAGACCTTTTGTAATACATTATCAAACAGATATATCTATGATTATTGCATCATGCCTTGAGGAAAACTAGCATATAGATATTACGATTTTCATAACGCATCATAAGATAAGTTATCACTTCTGAATAATAAAATGAAGGCAATTTCACAGCTACGGTTTTAGTTTCACTTTCATCATATAAAATACGCTTACGTTTTAAGGCCCTTTAGGGGTTTCATATTATCTTTCTATACCTGATGTGTCAGATGACTTGTCTTCCTATTGATAATTATAACTAAATAGAATTTATGAGAACAATTACACTTCAAAGAATAAAACAATTTGCACAGTTTATTTTCTCTAATAGACGCActgtattttcagtgaaaatttgaaaatagcAAAGGCGTTTGATGTGATATATGGACATACGGAAGCAAACTTTACCTGTTgtataagaaaataaatattagtgaaatgaaatgataaaagcACTTAACAGTGAACTTGTTTTTCGATATTACTTTACTtaatctttttaataaattttcatcagaagaaatttcattttatatgataaactttatgtttatataaatgagaacTTGTATTGAACAGAACATACCTGAACATACCACATAAGAAAACAAATGGTGTTTTTGTAAAACATTGGCCTTGTGTCATGAGATTTGGTAGGAAGATAAGTATAGATAAGCAGTGATTAACACATACAAAAGTCATGGTCTGTCGTTTCACAGTATTTGATTGTATTTGCATACTTAACAATGCCGTCGTCTTGGTTGATGTGAATCTTGCGGTGGGGTAAATGCATGTGAAATTGATCAGACTATCTTCTAATTAATACGCTTATCGTGATTTGCCGTGAAAGGAGTCTTCAAATAACCCCAACAATATCGATAGGGTTTATTCATAGCTTAATGAATGTGTAATCTGTTTTGGTTATCTGATATTTAACACCCCGATGGTCTAGTACTGTTTGAGTCATGTCTGTCACAATATACCCCTATACCATGATCTCGTTATTTCCGATCGCTAACATTGATATTCATATTTCCATATTTAATAGTATGTCTTTGATTCATAAAGCTCGGTAAGTAAATTGAGTAATATAACGAATAAAGATTATATATGTCGCTTCTATGGCGCGGCCAAACCCATAAAGCAGTGAGTCTACGACCTATTTAGATGTCTTTGTTTACAATAACGCTTtaagacaaaagaaaaagaaaaacaacacgtAAAGTGTTTTTAATTTCGATGACACTTAACGTATTTTGTCCGTTCAGGTTGTTTCATCATACGGATTACTGGGGACCCTAAAATTCAAATTTCCTGAAAAGGGCATTGATATGCCAATCTGaggaaaatcattttaaaatatcttagcTTGTAGATGTCAGCGGGAAGCTCTAGTTTATTGCATTGTTTCAGTTGTACACATCTTTCAATTATAAAGCTGATCAGGCTAGTACAGTAACTCACTTAAAAATAACGGCATCACGCTGAATTTAAAATATATCTGACCTATCATATGAAAGTCATTACTGTAAAATAAGGGTGTCTGCTTAATACAGCTTATTAAACAATACTTTACATATTTTCCTACATGATTTTCTAATGGCTTCTCAAACATTTTCTCTTCATAAATCTAAAATAGCTAACAAATGTactaacgtgacgtcatttcgttCATATGAGTCCCATCCCGGAATGTCACTCCTCTCAATCCAAGATTGCGGctttatatagacaaagaaggaaaaagTGGTATAGAGTGCCGACCTCCACTACTGATATACGATCAATGCAAACAATCTTTGAAAAGATCGTTCGGAAGCATGGAACACACGCTCGTTTTTGCTGAGACTATTcataagaggtaataaaatgcGCAACACCCCTCCCTCGCTCTTATTAGCGCTGGCCTAAGCGGAATTGTATTATAGTAAAATTTATTCCTCTCCGTGATAGAGCAGCAGCTGCAgcagcaacaataacaacaacaacagctgCAAtagcaacaataacaacaacagctGCTGctgcagcagcaacaacaacagcagctgCAGctgcaacaataacaacaacatcaGCTGcagcaacaacaataacaacaacagcagcagcagcagcagaacaataacaacaataacagcagcagcaacaataacatcaacaacaacagcagcagcaacaataaaaacaacatcaacagcaacaataacaacaacatcaGCTGcagcaacaacaataacaacaacagcagcatcagaacaataataacaacaacagcaGAGGcagcaacaaaaacaacaacagtagcagcaacaataaaaacaacaacaacagcagcatcaacaataacaacaacaaaaacaacatcaacagcagcaacaataacaacaacagcagaggcagcaacaataacaacaaaaacaacaacagaagcaacaataaaaacaacaacagcagcagcaacaataacaataacagcaGCTGCAGCAGGAACAAAAACAACAGCAGAGCTGCAgcagcaacaataacaacaacaacagcatcagcaacagcaacaataacaacaatagcagcagcagcaacaataaccacaacaacaacagctgctgcagcagcagcaacaataacaacaacaacagcagctgCTGCTGCAACAGCAACAataacaacagcagcagcagcaacaataacaacaacagcagctgcagcagcaacaataacaaccacaacaacagcagcagcagtagtaacTACGACTGATGTTGATGTTTCCCTAGGTCGAACTGTACCATGCACCAGAAAGAACGGTTGTTTGGTATACCTTATCTTAACAATATTTATAGTAAACTAGGTCATTGGCAATACGAAGATTTTAATACACTGATAAATTCACTAAACAGCTGACAAAACACTTCACAATAAGTTCGGTGGCAACATGACAGTAAATCACGCACTATACAAATCTATTACGACTCGACACACTCAACAAATTATCTATTATTCCTTATATATTTAGGACAGAGATTCTTATCTATAAACATTTAGTCACTAGGAATAAATCAGGAGAGAAATTTAAATCTATGGAAATACAAgtaagttattttcatttttggctttttttgcaatatgtttattttcattaagtgTACCATGTGTATGTACAAATGCAGCCAAAACTGATGTTATCATTCATGTAATTTATATGATATAATGAAAGAATAAAATTTGAACCATTGTTAAAAATTGGAACTATAGGTAAGCCATTagtagtcgccatatgaccaatttTGTGTCGGCATGACATTAAACAAACATtaagaaaacaacaaatattttaatcATAATCATGATACGACAGTCGGATTTTTGCAAGGAACACAAGTAAGTTGGTACAATTTGGTAAGCGGTATTTTGACTTTTATATGTGAATTTTATCATAGTGccaattttaatttatatttcagtgTTGCCAAGAAGTGTAGATACGATTGTTTTCTACCTGAATACATTTCTAACTGTTGGTAAGAGATCACGAAATTTAGATCAAAAACGCAATTCTGCTCAACgattttaaatactaaaatattataatgatattaaggtagttaaatttattttatccgatgtagaatttgatgaaaccatgatttttcaaaacatcaagATATACcaaaaaaattagtttatttcATTAATGATTTAAACCTAGGTTCGGACGGTAATCCGTAAATATCTAACCTACTTTTTCAATccatttctttttgtattttagcTACCTGTTATAAGTGTTTACAGTGCGACGATGTACCATTGCCAAATTTATGCGACAAAGTTGGAGAATGTGGGACACACGAGGtatttataattcaatttatatatactttttaatATATGGTATTTTCTTGTTCTTAATTGtcccattttcaaataaacaattGTGTTATATTACAAAACAAGTCTGGAATGGATGACTTTACTCATAGAATATAATCTGGTCCAACATTTGCTTTTACCTTCAAAGAAAATCTTTGTTTAAAGGGACAAAATATGGCACATGTATCAAACTATTGTTTCGTATCAAATTTTTAAACTCAAAAGGTATGGAATGCTTGATGATAAGTTACAACTTATGTTTTTTAGTTGTGTGCAGTTGAGCAATATAATACTTCCGCCTGAAGCTTCAGATACAGACAAATATGTATGGATAAGCAAGTAAGCAATAACAAATAAACAACTTTAAATGTGTTGTCTGGTATATATATTGCTGTGACATTTGTGTAACGTAACATTCTGTAATTAAGATCACGAAGCACAATCTCGCATTCTGAGATTTAACCACAGGCATCAATGCTTTACGATGCGCTGACCTGAAGTCCCCACTGATATTAAATTATTTCTGAGTAAATcgcaacattttattttgtgattttattattgatggctatattgtatatatatcttAGAAACAATGTGATTACAGCTATCTCATATTTCAGAATATGAACATAAAACCTTTGGTAAAATGGCTCTCAAACGTTTAAAACTGATTGAAATATTATGACATACTCTTGTAAATGAAATTTGTAGTAATGACAGGATTCTAAACACAATACGTTTATATGTATTAGAATATTATGTTATATAGAAATGTGGAGATTTCAGTGCCGGTTATAATGCGTTGACGTGTACAGAGTGTTGTCATGGTGATCTCTGTAATGCAGGTGGATGTGGAGAGAAAGGTAAGTCATTACTCGTCTAATCTGGTCGACCGATAATATGAAACGACCAGTACAATACTCCCAATCTAGAAGTCTCGAGTCTATGACAAATTGACATATAACAATAcctctgaaatcatttgtcctcgaTGGAGTTGTGGAAAACAAGTAAGCCCGGAAGCTTAATCCAGGAAACTTTGACTAGTTATCTGATCAGCTTTTAGTGTTGACATTCTGTTGGAAATGGTAATCAACCCATTTAATACTAAGACATATAGATATATCATATTTCATCATTTCTGCCAGGCACTAGAAGTACATCTAATATaatatatgaaattatgaaattagCGTAGATCTACATGTACACTTGTGTGAATGTAATGCGAGAAAGATACTGTACGTCATGTATTTGGTGACTGTGTAGTATCTGTTttaattacttaagaaatgatatatctaaaacagtgatttgtcgttaaataaaatcattgtttggagagttcagatgcaaaggaattatatcacaaggtCCTAGCCGGAGCGATATGATAATTCGCATGTGAATGACAAACTATGGCTTTATTCAAGAGAAGATTACTGTTTGAGATATAATTTCGATTCTGATACACTATCAATGTTTACTTTGCTCATTATGCATCAAATATTTTTTCCGTTTTGTGTCGAATTATCAGCGCACCGCAATGACgtttgatgctatgacgtaataattgtgatgtaaaaactgtgattttgttgcatatatataataataaaaattataatgttGATGTTAgatttgaaattctttttttttttttaaagctaacGTTCTTATTGTTGTTGCTGCAGAATGAATTAGAAAAATTGAAAGGGGTGCATAAGATGGAATATCTATATTAATACTTGCTTCTTTTAAATGTAAAGGTTTTGACCCTGCACTTGGACCACTATGCTACACGTGTCACCTTCAGATTGGAACACGAAGTTGCAACAAAATTCAGCAATGTGGAAGAGATAAGGTTTGAGAATTGATTTCTAAAAAATAACATACTTAAAGttcttgtatttttatattaaaactgttttagtaacatgtattgAATATTCTATAACTTAATAGAAATGAAAGATGTTGAAGCTGAAACCATTTAGTCGAGATAAACCAGACCTTAAACGCCATAAgttatataatagaaaaaaatgagaCTAAGATGTATTTAGTCAGAATAGAAGATCTATAACAGTTGCACTAAAGAAAACTTTTGATTGGCCTAGTTTACAGATTGCTTGCCCCTTAAGATAACTATTAAGATCGCATATAACGATTTATGAAATATGATTCGTttaattttttaagatttatatcatttttttatttagaaaatattttacaaatctgTTTATATTTGGAAAGGCAAAATTGACTAAATAAATAGTTTATGGCTGCAGAACGATGTAAGacaataaatagaataaaataatttaCCAGTCATCAGTTTTTTGGACAAGGCTTAGGGCTTGGAGGTAACCAACTGTTCCCaaaagttttactgtattttattcaCTATTCCCAAAGTGAAGGAACCTTGGATAAAACACTTGTTTTAATTCTAATGGGAATGGGGGTGTCGTAAACCCCGTATCACTGCATATATAAGGGCAAAAAGTTAGTttgaagacaaaataaaaaatattatgtataagGCATTTCCTTTGGTGACTTATAACTTTTTGTAACAATACGCGCTATGAtcaggccccatgttcacaaaacatttttggtctcagctgagtttgagtttgaaatttaaattttaatttactaaaattccaaggttaaattccaacggagactgaccatcaatactgaatagtcacttgaaaatagttattaacttaaaatttagttttaaacatgctgtttagatataaatgacaaataaagtttcattatcaaactcagctgagtttgaaaatattttgtgaacacggggccagttTTTTTTATCTGTCTAGAGATTCAAAAGACTTGTTAAAAAATGAAAGgtttatatactttctaaatataagAAGAAAGACGAAAAAGAAGATTttagcaaatatattttttcttaatataacaaacagatgaaaaatgcaaatttaagcaaatgcatttttttctaaaaataatgaaaagataaaaaaagagaagattttaGCAAATACATTGTTTTctaatgtaataaaaagaaaaaatgtaaattttagcattatttttctaaatatacaTAAGAAAGATAAAAGATTAAGATTTTagctaataaaatattttctaaataaaatctataacaaaaagttaaaacataaagatTTTAGCAAAAAGAATTTCATAAAGGATTGAACCTCACCTTATTATAATATCAAGAGGTATTGCAATTTAACCTGAAAATGAAAACGCCTGCAAATGAATACCACGTTATCTAAAACACGTTGTCATGAAGCAATATTGGCTTACAGGATTGCTCTATTCATCCGGTGACAAGACTTGGTGCATCCAACAATCTGTTTGAAACAAAATGCACAGAAAGAAACGTACGTAtcattattttattctatatacatTTGACAGTGTTCCCTTAAACAGGAAATGATGTTTGATAaaacctgttttatttttgttatggaTTTTGTCTTGctatattcattttttatcacATGATATTAAAGGTTATAGTAAGTCATTAGCCCACAAGAACCGACACCATTAAACGGACACTGCTATTCGTAAGTATCAAAACAGCAGTCTTTTAGTGCTGTTTGGTGGCTGTAATATGTCTTTTTGTACTTGGACcagttattattatattttctggtcctgcCGGATCATGGACTCCGTTCTGATCAGCGTATGCCTGGGCTAGAGGGTCTGAGATGTGTTGCACAGTTCATaacctctcatggacagactcagtTAGACTAAGAGCCTTGTAGATTGGTACATGTGTTATGAAGAGCAGCGGTCTAAGAGACTAGTACTGGTTCTTCTCTTcacaggaaagacggctttgcgtgtatcggtgctatacaccggacaacgagcatattaaagaacaaaagataataggtaagggtagatcacagcctcagagccacgcatttgcaaagtagtcccacaacaaaaagaagctgtaacggaaaaatattacagacgggttgcttcaaaaatctaacaagtacatatatttatgccaaatatagatagagggggaggaagtggtaaggggtagaaagcGGGGTGGGTgaggaggttgaaggggaaagtagaacaaggatttataccaaatatagatagaggagggggggggggggaaggggtaaggggtagaaaggaaggtgggggaggaggttgaaggttaaagtagaacaaggatgaatatacaaagggaatgctacatttttgtacgttccttaatcacagttacactacaacgtaaaccacaatagcgcagacattcatgtaccaaagataaacacacaaccataccgaactaactaacatagacaaacagacaagtaagatacaagggcaccgctttagacacacaagcacacaaacgcacacctataagcaggaaaaaacaatcgtgtaccgtcttAGGATGCAGCCAAAATAAAAGCGGGCACGAAAACTAactcatagtaaagggggaggggatgcaaaaaaaaaaacgggggagcgcaaatgcaaggggaaaggaggaGGGCGATAAGGGGAGTGAGGAGAAGGAGGAAAAAAaccttacaacaaacaagacaacctACGCAACAggaaatacaagacagacagaaaaccaattgaaaataggggcaccgccttggaacggtcagactgtctattcgcaaagagagAGGTTAAATAAGCCTGACAAGCCTGTATTTAATGGATTTCCCTCTGCCTGTTATTGGGactttctctctctctctgttcctCTGGTTAGATTGATCATTGTCTGTACTAGGTGCCCAGGGTATCTGCCTttgtatatgtaaagcgcctttgaacatgtttatcacgGAAAGGGCCCTGTGTATGTCTAGTATAATGTATTATATATGAAAGAAGAATGGAATCTGCTATCATTCTTATTTTGGAAAGTTGtagtttggtaaatgttttatatgagGAGCAACGCTGTCTTAGACGCAAATTCATTAATACACCTTTATTTAAACTGTACTGTATATGATCATTGTGCTTTTAAGATATGTGCTGCAAGCAATAAGATAGGTTCATCTGCGATTGTTGGCCGTAAAAGATCTACATGCAGCATTTGCTGCAATTCTACACTGTGCAATGACTACGATCCTCGGCTTTGCgtaccaacaacaacaaaaataggaACCACGACAACAACTAAAAGTGTCACCACAGTGCTTGCTACACCTGAAGGTAAAGGTTTCAAAGTCTAAATACGTTTTACGACCGCCATATACATATTGCATATAGAATGTACCCGAGCGAAATTAGAACAAACTCGGTTCGACAGAGTGGGTTTGTGAGAGGAGATTTGAAATGTGCAATATCcgtcacgcccactagcaccgacTTTTACAAATTTCTCTTGAAAATAACATTTGAGTTTGAGctatgatccaaaaggaccagaaataatACCAGCAAGAAA
Protein-coding sequences here:
- the LOC128545993 gene encoding uncharacterized protein LOC128545993, giving the protein MDKQKCGDFSAGYNALTCTECCHGDLCNAGGCGEKGFDPALGPLCYTCHLQIGTRSCNKIQQCGRDKDCSIHPVTRLGASNNLFETKCTERNICAASNKIGSSAIVGRKRSTCSICCNSTLCNDYDPRLCVPTTTKIGTTTTTKSVTTVLATPEVCEDAPNVPCHEGACNGSPKDYMEKHCRKTCKFCGKSTSTVKTTPVAASTTTAGSTASPSTVTSPSLRKSTMSTTSRSGHTHDPSCLDVGVGCNQFVHFCILDEYKTWTKTNCRRTCNYC